In Akkermansia muciniphila, the DNA window GCTCCGGTGCTGGATGCGTCCACTCATTTGACGGACGCCCTCAAGTTGTTTGAACAGACCCATCTGGGGGCCTTTCCCGTGGTCTGGAAAAATACCGGAAAGCTGGACGGCGTGCTGTACCGCAACGCGCTGTTCCAAGTTATTACGGAAATGATGAAAAGGGAGTCCGGCGGAGGCGGGGACATGTGAAACAGCGCGGTGGAAGGCCCGTGCATTACAATTTTGTAACCTTCTTTTCAACTTCATTCATAACAACATCATCATTAATTGCTAAAATGTTATCCACATTTTCCTTGTCCTCCTTCCATGCGCCGGCATGCCGGTGCAGGAAAAAGTAGTTGGTCTGGCAAGGCCGTACGGTTAATATTCGCCCAGCCCCTGACTGCATGAATGGAATAAACAAGTCCCCTGATTTGGAAATGGTCGTGCTGCAGGAAATCAGCTCCGCCATCGTTAATGAACGCAACGGCACGGCCTTGCTGCAGCATATCCTGGACGTTCTTTACCGCCGCATGAAAATGCTGCGCGGCACCTTCACCATCCGCCGTGGAAACGATTTGATGATTGAAGCGTCCCACGGGCTGGACGAGCAGGAAATGAAACGCGGCCATTACCGCGTGGGGGAGGGGATTACGGGCCATGTGGCTGAAACGGGCCTTCCCCATGTGATTGAAGACATTTCACGGGATTCCAGATTCCTGAACCGCACCCGTACGCGCAAGAGCGGGGAAAAGGTGGCGTTCATCTGCGTGCCCATTATCCATTTGCAGCAGGTGATCGGCACCCTGAGCATTGACCGTCCCGTGGACCGGAACACGGATCTGGAGCGGGACCAGAAGCTGCTGGAAATTGTGGGCAACATTGTGGGGGACGCGCTGGCGGCCAGCCTTCAGGCGCGTGAGGAACGGGCTGCCCTGATGGCGGAAAATGAGAAACTCCGCCAGCTTTTAACCACCAATCCGGGAGAGCTGATCGGCAACTGCCGCCCCATGCTCCAGGTGTATGAACAGATCCGCCAGGTGGCGCCCAGCGACGCGACGGTGCTGATCCGGGGAAGTTCCGGAACGGGGAAGGAACTGGTGGCCCGCGCCGTGGTGAACCTGAGCGGCAGGAAGGACAAGCCCCTGGTTACGCTGAACTGTGCGGCCATGCCGGAGAATCTGCTGGAGAGCGAGCTGTTCGGCCATGAAAAGGGCTCTTTCACCGGAGCGACCGCCCGCCGCATCGGACGGGCGGAGGCGGCGGACGGAGGAACCCTGTTTCTGGATGAAATCGGGGACTTGAGCCTTCAGATGCAGGTGAAACTGCTGCGCTTCCTCCAGGAAAAAACGTTTTCCCGCGTGGGGAGCAACCGGGAGCTTCATTCGGACGTGCGTTTCATTGCCGCCACCAGCCGCAATCTGGAAGAATTAATGGCGGAGAACAAATTCCGGGAGGACCTGTACTACCGCCTGAACATCTTTCCCATCGTCATGCCGGACCTCGCCAAGCGCAAGGGGGACATCATGCTGCTGGCGGAGCATTTCCTTTCCAAGTTCAACCTGAAATACGGTAAGGACATCAAGCGGCTGTCCACCCCCGCCATTAACATGCTTATGGCCTACCACTGGCCCGGCAACGTGCGGGAGCTGGAAAACTGCATGGAGCGGGCCGTCATCACGGCGCAGGAGGACTGCATTTACGGCTACAACCTGCCCGCCTCCCTGCAAATGCCCAGCAATGAAGCGCCGCATGCCCGTGACGGGGAGGACCATGCGGATTTGCCTACCATGGTGGACTCCTTTGAGCGGGAGCTGATCGTCGCCGCGCTGAAACGCTCGCCGGGCAACATGTCTGCGGCGGCGCGGGAACTGGGCGTCTCTCCCCGGGTGCTCCATTATAAGATGCACAGGCTGGGAATTCAAAAATCATGAAAGGCCTCCATCAGCTTTTGTCCGCCGTTTCCCGGTCCTTTTACCTGAGCATGCGCTTCCTGCCCCGGGAAATGCGCCCCGGCGTGGCTGTGGGCTATCTGCTGGCGCGCGCCACGGATACGGTGGCGGATACCGTGGACATGGATTCCGGAGAGCGCCTGGCCCTGCTGAAGATGATGGGTGAGACGGTGGCCGGGGACGCCTCCCGGGAGACCGCCTCCACCTGCTTTGGCCGGCTGGGCGTTCTTTCCACCGTGCAGGCGCACCGGGGGGAGGCGGAGCTGCTGGCCCGTTTTCCGGAATGCCTGGCGCTGCTGGAGGCCCTCTCCCCGCGTGAACAGATGCTGGTGCGGCAGGTGCTGTGCACCATCGTGGAGGGGCAGGCGTGGGATCTGGAATATTTTGAAGGGAACTCTTCCGTCTCATGTCCGGAACAGCTTGAACATTATGCCTACATGGTGGCGGGGTGCGTGGGAGAGTTCTGGACCAGGCTGGGCCTGCTGGTGCTGGGCGCCGGTTTCAGCACGCAGCCGGAGGACCAGCTCCTGCGCTGGGGCAGGCATTACGGCATGGGGCTTCAGCTGGTGAACATCCTCCGTGACCGGGAGGAGGACCTTTCCCGCGGAAGGAGCTACCTGCCGGCCGCTGATGCGGGCCCATGGCTGGACCGCGCGGAACGCTGGCTGAAGGAAGGCGTGTTTTATGCGGAATCCCTGCGGAACGGACGGCTGCGTTTTTCCACCGTGCTTCCCGCATGGCTTGGACTGGATACGCTGGAACTGCTCCAGCGCCCGCAGCAGCCGGGGGCCGGAAAGGTGAAGATCACGCGCGGCGCCGTTTATTCCCGGATGTGGAAGGCCTTCCTCTTTTCCTGGAAGGAAGCCCTGTAGGCTACGGGGCGGTTTTGGAAGGAGCTGCGGCGGGAACTGTTTCCGCAGAAGGGGCCGGAACTGGATTTTCCGCGGGCTTGTCCGCCGGGGCATCCGTCTTCTCCTGATTCTTCGCGGGCGTTTCCGCAGCATTGCCCGTTCCGGGTTTGGGCGCGGGGGGAGCAGGCGGAGGCTTGGGGGCGAGCAGGTCTTCCCACTGGTGGAGCTTGAAGCCTGTTCCCGTGCCGCCGATGTCATTGAGCAGCTCCTGGCATTTGGCCGTAAGCCTGGCGTAGTCGGGAGGGCCGGCTTCCGGTTCCGCGGAGCCGGGGAAGATCAGGTAACTGACCACCAGGTCGGAGACGGGGCGGCTGTACGGGCCTGCCTTGGGATTGATTGCCTGGCTCAGGCGCAGGGAGCCTTCCCCCGTCTTGTAGCGCGGTCCGGCGTCTCCCACCAGGGCCGGGTACAGTTTGTCCCCCACGATGACGACGGCATAATCCCCGAACTGAGGGGAGAAGGAGGAGGATTGGTTGACTACGCCCAGCGGCACCACGATGAACGGATCGTATTCCGAGATCAGGAAGCTGTACCGTTTCAATTCTTCAATGACCCGTTCCGCATGGTCTATCTTGCGGCGCAGGGCCGGCTTTTCCGCCGCGGGAGCTTTTTCCAGCGTCTTCTTGTAGGCGGCCAGCCTCTGCTGCCAGGGCTTCAGGAGGGGGTTGGGCTTGTCCGTGCGCTTCTTCCAGCGGTAGGAGGTGCTGGGCTGGTAGAAAGAGCTCTTCAGGATTTTATCCGGCATGGCGGACAGGCGGTCCCCGTCCGAGCCGTCTGAAACTACATCCATTTCACTCTGGAGCCAGAGAAGCTTTCTGCCCGTGTCCGGATGGGCGGTTTCCAGAATCGTTTCCGTATCGTAATAATTATGGCGGTCCAGGAGCTTGAGCAGGGAGGCCAGGTTTTTGCGGATTTCCGTCTGCTTGCGAACGTAAATTTGCCCGTAATAGGGAGAGACGCGCGCCTGCTTGAACAGGGCCGGGAGACCGGGAAGCATGGCCTCCAGCTTGGGATT includes these proteins:
- a CDS encoding sigma-54 interaction domain-containing protein, which encodes MNGINKSPDLEMVVLQEISSAIVNERNGTALLQHILDVLYRRMKMLRGTFTIRRGNDLMIEASHGLDEQEMKRGHYRVGEGITGHVAETGLPHVIEDISRDSRFLNRTRTRKSGEKVAFICVPIIHLQQVIGTLSIDRPVDRNTDLERDQKLLEIVGNIVGDALAASLQAREERAALMAENEKLRQLLTTNPGELIGNCRPMLQVYEQIRQVAPSDATVLIRGSSGTGKELVARAVVNLSGRKDKPLVTLNCAAMPENLLESELFGHEKGSFTGATARRIGRAEAADGGTLFLDEIGDLSLQMQVKLLRFLQEKTFSRVGSNRELHSDVRFIAATSRNLEELMAENKFREDLYYRLNIFPIVMPDLAKRKGDIMLLAEHFLSKFNLKYGKDIKRLSTPAINMLMAYHWPGNVRELENCMERAVITAQEDCIYGYNLPASLQMPSNEAPHARDGEDHADLPTMVDSFERELIVAALKRSPGNMSAAARELGVSPRVLHYKMHRLGIQKS
- a CDS encoding phytoene/squalene synthase family protein, translated to MKGLHQLLSAVSRSFYLSMRFLPREMRPGVAVGYLLARATDTVADTVDMDSGERLALLKMMGETVAGDASRETASTCFGRLGVLSTVQAHRGEAELLARFPECLALLEALSPREQMLVRQVLCTIVEGQAWDLEYFEGNSSVSCPEQLEHYAYMVAGCVGEFWTRLGLLVLGAGFSTQPEDQLLRWGRHYGMGLQLVNILRDREEDLSRGRSYLPAADAGPWLDRAERWLKEGVFYAESLRNGRLRFSTVLPAWLGLDTLELLQRPQQPGAGKVKITRGAVYSRMWKAFLFSWKEAL
- a CDS encoding glycoside hydrolase family 75 protein; its protein translation is MKAHRRGIPRLTWFKLAVCICLAAMAASLFTPYPAQIIRALNGEPERETGSDTYPPHESRPAEQPGQEEPAPSVPAAPARDLEDSRLATPWEPERTIALPPVQYPPFPPVLPTRPAEGAMTNIYELARGLNLKTQVNFQPGTLASKDRETKSNYQMTLTLNVKQPKALTRKEDILKINPKLEAMLPGLPALFKQARVSPYYGQIYVRKQTEIRKNLASLLKLLDRHNYYDTETILETAHPDTGRKLLWLQSEMDVVSDGSDGDRLSAMPDKILKSSFYQPSTSYRWKKRTDKPNPLLKPWQQRLAAYKKTLEKAPAAEKPALRRKIDHAERVIEELKRYSFLISEYDPFIVVPLGVVNQSSSFSPQFGDYAVVIVGDKLYPALVGDAGPRYKTGEGSLRLSQAINPKAGPYSRPVSDLVVSYLIFPGSAEPEAGPPDYARLTAKCQELLNDIGGTGTGFKLHQWEDLLAPKPPPAPPAPKPGTGNAAETPAKNQEKTDAPADKPAENPVPAPSAETVPAAAPSKTAP